In Nicotiana tabacum cultivar K326 chromosome 19, ASM71507v2, whole genome shotgun sequence, one DNA window encodes the following:
- the LOC107771258 gene encoding uncharacterized protein LOC107771258 isoform X2 gives MAFPSSFLFFFVTILLSLSPAFSTNSEGNALHALRSRLSDPTNVLQSWDPTLVNPCTWFHITCDSNNHVIRLDLGNTNISGTLGPELGELKNLQYLELYRNNFGGKIPKELGNLENLISMDLYGNRFEGNIPKSFAKLKSLRFLRLNDNKLSGPIPRELTTLPNLKVFFAHNRLNGPELKGLAPYDFGCKEVKL, from the exons ATGGCTTTTCCTTCctcctttctcttcttctttgtcACCATCCTTCTATCTCTGTCCCCTGCTTTCTCCACAAATTCTGAAG GAAATGCGCTACATGCTTTGAGAAGTAGACTCTCTGACCCCACAAATGTTCTACAAAGCTGGGACCCTACTCTTGTTAATCCTTGTACCTGGTTTCATATCACCTGCGACTCTAATAATCATGTTATTCGCCT GGATTTGGGCAATACTAATATTTCTGGAACATTAGGACCAGAGCTTGGTGAACTCAAGAATCTACAGTAcct GGAACTTTATAGGAATAACTTTGGAGGCAAAATCCCAAAGGAATTGGGTAATTTGGAAAATCTTATTAGCATGGATCTATATGGCAATAGATTTGAAGGCAACATTCCCAAGTCTTTTGCTAAATTGAAGTCTCTTAGATTTTT GCGGTTAAACGACAACAAACTAAGTGGTCCGATTCCAAGGGAACTCACCACCCTCCCCAACCTTAAAGTTTT TTTTGCACACAACAGGCTCAATGGACCTGAGCTGAAAGGACTAGCGCCCTATGACTTTGGATGCAAAGAGGTCAAACTATAG
- the LOC107771265 gene encoding uncharacterized protein LOC107771265 has product MRSLMKLGQWPLLALALAICLAANSVFADYSYGYTSPSSSYNSKKYYKSPSPSKYHVPTTPYYKKPEKSVENYKLPVPSKHDYYKSPSPVKYYKSPSPVKYYKSKQYYKSPSPIKYYKSPSPVKYYKSPTPSKYYYKSPSPVKYYKSHAPSKQYYKSPSQTKYYKSPAPKYYNSPPPTKYYKSPIYYKSPPPPPYYGKSPSYYKSPPPPPKYYEKSPSYYKSPPPPPKYYEQSPSSYKSPPPPSKYNEQLSAYYSSPPPAPSKYYEQSPINYKSPPPPYYESPPPPPKTYEQSPSYYSPPLPTNYVKQIPNFASPPPPKKYEQSATYVSPPPPPAYY; this is encoded by the coding sequence ATGAGAAGCTTAATGAAACTGGGGCAATGGCCTCTACTTGCACTTGCTTTGGCAATTTGCTTAGCAGCCAACTCTGTTTTTGCTGATTACTCTTATGGGTATACTTCTCCCTCATCTTCTTATAACTCTAAGAAGTACTACAAATCACCATCTCCATCTAAGTATCATGTACCCACCACTCCTTACTACAAGAAACCAGAAAAATCTGTTGAAAACTACAAATTGCCTGTACCTTCAAAGCACGACTATTACAAATCGCCATCACCAGTAAAATATTACAAATCTCCATCACCGGTGAAATATTACAAGTCAAAGCAATACTACAAGTCACCATCACCGATAAAATATTACAAGTCACCATCGCCGGTTAAGTACTACAAGTCGCCTACTCCTTCAAAGTACTACTACAAGTCACCATCGCCAGTAAAGTACTACAAGTCGCATGCTCCTTCAAAGCAATACTACAAGTCACCATCCCAAACAAAATATTATAAATCGCCTGCTCCTAAATACTACAACTCACCGCCGCCAACAAAATATTACAAGTCACCAATTTATTACAAGTCTCCACCACCACCACCTTATTACGGAAAATCACCTTCATACTAtaaatcacctccacctcctcctAAATACTATGAGAAATCACCTTCATACTACAAGTCGCCTCCACCTCCACCAAAATACTACGAGCAATCACCATCTTCTTACAAATCTCCACCACCTCCATCAAAATACAATGAGCAACTATCTGCATACTACTCTTCGCCGCCACCAGCACCATCAAAATACTACGAGCAATCACCAATTAATTATAAGTCTCCACCTCCACCTTATTATGAATCACCACCACCTCCACCAAAGACCTATGAACAATCGCCATCATACTACTCACCTCCACTTCCAACAAACTACGTTAAACAAATTCCCAACTTTGCCTCACCTCCACCACCTAAAAAGTACGAGCAATCTGCTACCTATGTTTCACCTCCACCCCCACCAGCCTACTACTAA
- the LOC107771258 gene encoding leucine-rich repeat protein 2 isoform X1 — protein sequence MAFPSSFLFFFVTILLSLSPAFSTNSEGNALHALRSRLSDPTNVLQSWDPTLVNPCTWFHITCDSNNHVIRLDLGNTNISGTLGPELGELKNLQYLELYRNNFGGKIPKELGNLENLISMDLYGNRFEGNIPKSFAKLKSLRFLRLNDNKLSGPIPRELTTLPNLKVFDVSNNDLCGTIPVDGPFGSFPMEGFAHNRLNGPELKGLAPYDFGCKEVKL from the exons ATGGCTTTTCCTTCctcctttctcttcttctttgtcACCATCCTTCTATCTCTGTCCCCTGCTTTCTCCACAAATTCTGAAG GAAATGCGCTACATGCTTTGAGAAGTAGACTCTCTGACCCCACAAATGTTCTACAAAGCTGGGACCCTACTCTTGTTAATCCTTGTACCTGGTTTCATATCACCTGCGACTCTAATAATCATGTTATTCGCCT GGATTTGGGCAATACTAATATTTCTGGAACATTAGGACCAGAGCTTGGTGAACTCAAGAATCTACAGTAcct GGAACTTTATAGGAATAACTTTGGAGGCAAAATCCCAAAGGAATTGGGTAATTTGGAAAATCTTATTAGCATGGATCTATATGGCAATAGATTTGAAGGCAACATTCCCAAGTCTTTTGCTAAATTGAAGTCTCTTAGATTTTT GCGGTTAAACGACAACAAACTAAGTGGTCCGATTCCAAGGGAACTCACCACCCTCCCCAACCTTAAAGTTTT TGATGTTTCTAACAATGATCTTTGTGGAACTATCCCTGTTGATGGCCCCTTTGGAAGCTTTCCTATGGAAGG TTTTGCACACAACAGGCTCAATGGACCTGAGCTGAAAGGACTAGCGCCCTATGACTTTGGATGCAAAGAGGTCAAACTATAG
- the LOC107771259 gene encoding uncharacterized protein LOC107771259 — protein sequence MCAFFLRNGSKALHHLCKKNPIEPLIFKNHIVHHQLQHSKVYSRLPQSFYRKNKELVELSNPSFLSFFSGVSASASKVGFVGWYLEKINSRPILTKSITCGLILTAADFSSQTIAGSLMEQYDLARTLRMAGYGALIVGPSLHFWFNFLSRCFPKRDVITTFKKIALGQTVYGPAINSIFFSMNAAAQGESSSEIVARLKRDLVPTVVNGLMYWPICDFITFKFVPVHLQPLVSNTFSYLWNVYLTYMASQEKVSTT from the exons ATGTGTGCTTTTTTCCTCAGAAATGGTTCTAAAGCCCTCCACCATCTCTGTAAAAAAAACCCCATTGAACCTTTGATTTTCAAGAACCATATTGTTCATCACCAACTTCAACATTCTAAAGTCTATTCAAGATTACCTCAATCTTTTTACAGGAAAAATAAGGAACTTGTTGAGTTGTCAAATCCTAGTTTTCTGTCTTTCTTTTCAGGGGTTTCAGCCTCTGCTTCAAAAGTTGGGTTCGTGGGTTGGTACTTAGAGAAAATAAACTCTCGACCCATTCTCACCAAGAGTATTACTTGTGGCCTTATTCTCACTGCCGCTGATTTCTCCTCACAG ACAATTgctgggtcattgatggagcagtatgATCTCGCACGAACATTGCGGATGGCTGGTTATGGAGCACTAATTGTTGGACCTTCACTTCATTTCTGGTTCAATTTTCTGTCAAGGTGCTTTCCAAAGCGTGACGTCATCACAACATTTAAGAAAATAGCTTTGGGACAGACAGTCTATGGCCCTGCAATTAACTCTATTTTCTTCTCCATGAATGCTGCAGCACAAG GTGAAAGTAGTTCAGAGATTGTTGCCAGACTCAAGCGCGACTTGGTTCCCACTGTTGTCAATGGTCTTATGTACTGGCCAATATGTGATTTCATCACATTCAAATTTGTTCCCGTTCATTTACAG CCGCTTGTAAGCAACACATTTTCGTACTTATGGAATGTGTACCTAACGTACATGGCAAGCCAAGAGAAAGTCTCTACGACGTGA
- the LOC107771260 gene encoding uncharacterized protein LOC107771260 yields MVTNHHYTRVDTLELRNLICRKIGQQRAEKYFNELRRFFSSKLSKVDFDKSCIRTIGRENIHLHNRLLLSILKNASLAKVPPPKPKKVEESLSIRVGNGYQRSCLQSLHGDAFPSSPRKTRSPVSRDRRFRDRPSPPGPLGKSPTITCEEATPRIQEQESATELHSLGSRPPVEVVSVEDGEEVEQCAGSPSIQSRSPVTAPFGISVNAGGARKALHSGSIYNFSLETCQYRGELPGSRSLRSRLERKLEAEGLGISLDCANLLNNSLDAFLKRLIEPCIGLAGSQHRNELRHRNAQILPGWYGQYPGNHTERQIKSSCARMLDFRVAMERNPRILGGDWSTLLEKVCACASE; encoded by the coding sequence ATGGTGACCAACCACCATTATACTCGAGTTGATACATTAGAGCTCAGAAATCTAATATGTAGGAAGATTGGACAGCAGAGAGCTGAAAAGTACTTCAATGAGCTTAGAAGATTTTTTAGCTCAAAACTTAGCAAGGTTGACTTCGATAAGTCTTGCATTCGTACCATTGGAAGAGAGAATATCCACCTACATAATCGTCTCCTTCTATCCATATTGAAAAATGCCTCTTTGGCTAAGGTTCCTCCACCGAAACCTAAAAAGGTTGAAGAATCTCTCAGCATCAGAGTCGGGAATGGTTATCAGAGGAGTTGTCTGCAGTCTCTCCATGGTGATGCATTTCCCTCATCACCTCGCAAAACCAGGTCTCCAGTAAGTAGAGACAGAAGGTTCCGGGACCGTCCTAGTCCTCCTGGACCACTTGGGAAGAGTCCTACTATTACTTGTGAAGAAGCAACGCCTAGGATACAAGAACAGGAAAGTGCCACAGAATTGCATTCTCTTGGTAGCAGACCTCCAGTTGAAGTTGTATCTGTAGAAGACGGGGAAGAAGTTGAACAATGTGCTGGAAGTCCAAGCATACAAAGCAGAAGCCCTGTCACTGCCCCTTTTGGAATTTCTGTGAATGCAGGTGGTGCTCGAAAAGCTCTCCATAGTGGATCTATATATAACTTTAGTTTGGAGACTTGTCAATACCGTGGAGAATTGCCTGGTAGTAGATCACTAAGAAGCCGTTTGGAGCGGAAGTTAGAGGCGGAGGGGCTTGGCATATCATTGGACTGTGCTAACCTGCTAAATAATAGTTTAGATGCATTCTTGAAAAGACTGATTGAACCTTGCATAGGACTGGCTGGCTCACAACATAGAAATGAACTCAGACATCGTAATGCCCAAATACTGCCTGGATGGTATGGTCAATATCCTGGGAATCATACAGAAAGACAAATAAAATCCTCATGTGCAAGGATGTTGGATTTTCGAGTGGCAATGGAGAGAAATCCTCGTATACTTGGGGGAGATTGGTCCACACTACTTGAGAAGGTCTGTGCTTGCGCTTCTGAATAA
- the LOC107771262 gene encoding uncharacterized protein LOC107771262: MEDISRPTIDLFHPYYLDEFETTGTGLVSSDSVFDGSGYGVWRRLLLLALTVKNKVGFVDGSCPMPSAESPLLGAWIRCDAMVMSWILNSLSNEIATSVIYSETAKDMWHKLELRFDEPYGLKMFRLYKELVGLKQGSSGIAIYFTKLSSIWSELDSLNIHMKCIRECKCGTKLQFYKAEEDKKLFQFLMGLNESYDRVRGRILMMSPLPSLYQAYSLLLQEESLQREVQSGQKMKNDARKMNVECNYCKKQGHTIDKCYKIHGFPTHFNQTK; the protein is encoded by the coding sequence ATGGAGGATATTTCACGACCTACAATCGATCTTTTTCATCCTTACTATCTCGACGAATTCGAGACCACAGGGACGGGACTAGTGAGCTCAGACTCGGTGTTCGATGGATCAGGCTATGGTGTTTGGAGACGGCTTCTACTCTTAGCTTTGACCGTGAAGAACAAGGTTGGCTTCGTCGATGGCAGCTGCCCTATGCCGAGTGCCGAATCGCCATTGCTCGGAGCTTGGATCAGGTGCGACGCTATGGTCATGTCATGGATATTAAATTCTCTGTCTAATGAAATAGCAACTAGTGTGATATATTCAGAAACTGCGAAGGATATGTGGCATAAGTTGGAATTGAGGTTTGACGAACCATATGGACTCAAAATGTTCCGATTATATAAGGAGTTAGTAGGACTGAAACAGGGAAGCAGCGGCATAGCTATATATTTCACAAAATTGAGTAGTATCTGGAGTGAATTAGATAGTTTGAATATACACATGAAATGTATCCGTGAGTGCAAATGTGGTACTAAGTTGCAATTTTACAAGGCCGAAGAAGATAAAAAATTGTTTCAATTCCTTATGGGGTTAAATGAGTCTTACGATAGGGTTAGAGGAAGAATTTTGATGATGAGTCCCTTGCCATCGCTCTATCAAGCGTACTCTCTGCTTCTTCAAGAAGAGAGCTTGCAAAGGGAAGTGCAATCTGGGCAGAAAATGAAGAATGATGCTAGAAAAATGAATGTGGAGTGCAATTACTGTAAGAAACAAGGTCATACTATTGATAAATGCTACAAGATCCATGGATTTCCAACACATTTTAATCAGACAAAGTAA